In Panthera tigris isolate Pti1 chromosome B1, P.tigris_Pti1_mat1.1, whole genome shotgun sequence, the sequence TTTCTTCTTTAgaacacatgaaaatgaaatttgtCATAGTTAATTTGGTGGGTAGCAATAAATAAAGCCAAGTGTCTGCATCCTCTTTTCTCTATGTTAAATATGAAGCTAAATTCTTGgggtttaaaataattcttttcttataaatattaacaaaactgaGTAAGTTCTTGTAATTTAAGTAATGATTTCTTCATAGCAAGTCACCTGACCTGGACTCTCAAGGAAGTAACTACTAGAGATGGAAGGTAGAACTCGCCGATTTTGGTTTCACTCCTGTATTCATtactattcttttcatttctctttgaacAGGTTGTTCCTTTCAACAGCTTTTGATGAAATACAGGAACATACTTTTTTACCTGAGCAATTGTCATAAGTTAAAAGAGTAGGCAAGTTCAATCCCAGATTAACGATAGCCGTGTTGTATTGTTTAATAGGCAGTGAAATCAGCTGTGCAGACCATCACTGTTGGAGGCGTGAGCACATCACAGTTTAAGACAATTATTCCTCTGGCAACTGCTCCCAATGTCCAGCAGATTCAAGTGCCTGGAAGCAAGTTTCATTATGTCCGACTTGTTACTGCCACAACAGCCAGTAGCTCCACCCAGCCAGTTAGTCAGAATCCCAGTACAAACACTCAACCTCTCCAGCAAGGTtagtaaccattttttaaaaacagtcatTAATTCTTTGAACATTATTAAAGAACATTGGTCCTTTTCTCGCTGAAAGCCTGATTAAGTATGGCATTTCAGCCGACAGTATGAATTCAGCAACTGTTGCAGAAAGCCGCAAAATAGAATCATAgttgtatataaatatagtatttcACTCTGCTAGAAGTTGGTACACGGTGTACTATACTACCAGACAATCAGAATTATTCATCAGTTTGTGCGTAGCCATTATATTGCTGGTTTGTAAGCCTACCGTCTACTTTAGTGGGACAAATTTAGATGAAACCAAATTATTTATCTTGTTTCTAAACTGTGAAGCTGTTTGATAGGGTTTGGGTCAATTGAAATGACTAGTAGGCAAggtataaatgataaataagaacTTTGCACCACTTTCatcctttacttattttgaatctGTAGTTGCTAATaaaaagcacttaaaatgttCTGTTATTTTGCTCAGTTGTACTTTTGGAGGATATGCCTGTTTGTAGTCCTTCcgttttctgtttgtgtttaaCCCTTCCTACCGCCCGATACCTATACATAGACTCACACACATAACCGCTCTCCATATTTATCTACTTGTTAACAATTGAATGGTGTGAAAGGCTCAGGACGGTTTATGATTTAGGGCCTGATTTTTGGTCTTGGAAGACTGCTGCGTATCCCTTCAATGTCACAAAGCAGTTGATGGCAAGTAAATGACTTATTATTTACTGGATGTAAATAGCAGAATTAAAGATCActtgtttcctctttcattttgattAAGGGATCAGAGGGTTGGAGCAACATATTGCCGATAGCTAGTTCACTAAGGGAAACTGTGGAagaaaaaacctattttttaaattactgatggGAGAAAATAGAGGATATGTGAAGGAAACAGTATTTTAGTTTGTATTCTATTAAAATTAGACCTAtcaagtagttttattttctaatcccTCTTCAAgctgattttagaagaaaatcttttattacagtattcttaatgaaaggaaaatgacacTTGCATATTGCTGACTAAGGGAGTCAAGTTTTATATTCTCTCAGTACTTAAACTTAGCAGGGTACTAAAAGAGGTGCTGCAAGTCCAGTGTACCTGGATAATCCCAATGATGTGAAGCAATCGTGAGATACAGTtgttatattttatgtgtgtgtttgtatgtgtactATATGCTGAGATCCATTTCCAATGTGATGTTAACACTAATTTTAGTCAATAATAAGCCTTTGGTATAAGTAGAAAAGAAGCTAAAGATCCAGGAAGAGTACATGAATAGGTTGGATACTGCATAATTCTAATTACTGGTACttccttttctaagtttttatctacctttctgcctctctctactTAGGCTCTTTGCCTCCTGGAAACCCACCCCgcctccccacacacacctttttctatttctctgcttctttctttttttgccttgtaCCTTCAActttccctccctgtcctccccttTACCTTTCCAGCTCCTTCAGTTATTCCTGTATATACCCTTTTCGGGCCCGCTCACATACACAACCACCCATGCAATTTCCCTTATGTCcacccatatttttctttttttgttctcctATCCCATAAGAGACCtaggtatatataatatatattattttgcaggaataatgaattaaatttataatttttattagagaTACATGAAAACTAGTTGCTCTCGTTCATGAATGTACTAATATGTCTTTATAAGGGCTTAATTTCCAGTGAGGGATTTCCTTATGCCAAAGGGGGTTAGGGTCATCTTGTACATTTCCCACCAAAGCCAGTATTCAAAGGTTCTACCATGTTAACTGCTGGTTGGATAGCAGGCCACACACTAGAAAGATCCAGAAGACTTCATGGTTAATCTCTTTAGAATATAATCTACCATCTTGGTGAGAAAGtcaatttaagaaattaaaaagccttAAACACTTGCACGTATGGTTTCTAAAATTTGGAATGAGGCTATTCTAACAAGATTGTTCAGAATTTCTGttaaagactaaaaaagaaaagattattccAGTTTCTATGAAAATGGCAATAATAGTAATGTGGGACTGTGCTCAAAAGTTGAGGGGGAGGAGAAATAGAGACTGGTGATGTAGTTCTATAACATTAATATGTCCCCCTTTCCCTAGGTGATTTGTAATGTTCTCTTTTCTggccatttcattttttattgtcttcatttccCAGGTTTTAGTGAAAACTCAGCATGCAGATGCAAAGCTAACGTAAACCTAGAGTTCCCAGATTTTCTAgtcctgtgtgcgtgtgtgcgcgcgcacgcgggtgcgtgcacacgcgcacacacacacacggagacagTTAACCCTTTCTTTATTATCCAAATAAAAATCATCTGCATCTGTCATTTCATGTGACTGAAGGCAGGCCACACGCTCCTTCCCTTTGTTTCAGAGACCACCAGGAAATTCTTACCTTCTCTGGTTGTTGGAGTCACTTCAGAATCACTGCTGTATGTGTCCATGGAACAATGGCCAGCATCTCTTCTCCAAGGAGCAAGTGGAGTAGGGAGTCTGTTCTTCTGTGTTCCAAGCAGGAATTCAGTCttataatttcctttaattctttttagTACTGCTGAGATCAGTCTGTAGTGGTTAGTATAACTTAACCAAATAAAACTGAAGTAACTGAAGAGACTCAGAACAGGAAGTAAGTTCAAATTAGGTATCCGATGTCACTGCTTCTATAATTCATGGTCATGTACTCTTTTTGTAtgacaactttattgagatagaatttgTGTTGACTATAGCATCCACCCTTGTTAAGCATACAGTgtagtggtttttagtgtattgaGAGAGATGCAGTCATCACCACTGATCAAACACTTTCTGGAGGTCCCCCACTTACCCTACCCTTTCCCTTTGTCCCCTTGCTTGCAGGGGCCTGCTCTCTTTAGGTCAGAGAACTGTCTAATGTTCTTCCAGGACTCTCAGCCTTCTGTCTTCAGCCATCAGCCCTCCCAGCCTTTTTATCTAAGGaagtgtgttctttctcttttgttgttaGATCCCATTATCTCAAGCTCTCTCTTTCAGACCAGGCTCTAGGCCTTTTTGCATAAATAAAACCTAACGGGCTATCCTTCCTATCTTCTTAAATCCCTTTTTTAGActgtggaaatggaaggaaacaatTTGAAAGGTTGTACTTCTTTTGGTCCAAACATACAGGTCTAGTGCCAGCCTCTCTCGTCCATTTCATCATAGTTTGTCTCTATGTCAGGGTTCATCTTCCCTTCAAATCATCTCACCCTTGAGGTTTTCCATCTGGTTGCTGTCCTTTTTCTGGCCACTTGGAAGCTTCACACTGACTTACATTTTCTTCCCCAATAACGTGCAATTTCTGCCCTCTCTTGGGTGGTTCCTTTCACTTTCACCTTCTCTTTTGCAGTTGCTCTCTCCTGTCCGTCCCCAGCTGTGTCATCCCAAGTAGACCCTCAATTTGTGCACTCTTCTAACTTTCCTTGTTTTGTGGAACTCCATTCTGTTTTATACACTGTGGCCAAATACGGTTTCTTTTTGTGCTATTCCAAGTAATATTTCTGTACTTCAGAATCCTCAGAAACTTCTCATCGCCTACtgaattaaaaatgcagattaaatatgtagatttctaCCCTAACGTTAAAGACCTGTGCTTGCCTACTTTAACCCTGGGTTCCAACCAGACTGGTCTGTTCACTaacattttgtgaaatgctttgcTGCTTCCCAGCATCAggcctccactgctcatgcttcTACCTCTTCATGGAATGTTCTGCTCCAACTTGTGTGCCCTCTCTGCAACCTGACCATTGATCACGACCCACCTCGGACACAATGCCTGCCATGCATTCTTTCAGTATTCCATATCCTCTGCCAGTCAGACatacattctgtctccctcggaCTCTGCagcactttctcttttttaatcatgtttattttatttggtatatGTCTCATCTGCTCTACTGGAGTGTAACCTCTTTGAGCAAGTGTCTGTATACTTTAGTTTCCCCGGAACACTGTCTACAATGCCATTTATAGAGTAATGTTGGTTGTAATAACAAtaatcacatttattgagcaactaacatttattgagcacttactatttgTTGGACACTGTTCTAATAAATGTTCATAGATTAACATATTTAATCTTTATACTCTGTAACGGAGGTACTATCCCCATGTTGTAGATGGAGTACAGGCAAAGAGAGTTAGAAAGCAGCagaattgggatttgaaccccCAAGGGTGTTATGACTTAAGAGACCATCTCCTTAACCTTCATGCTGTGCTGCCTTTTAGTAGGTACTCTGTAAATAATGTATTATACTATAAAAATGATATCTTCTCTGGTTTCGGTACAAACATGGCAATTAGAATACAGAACAGCATTGTGACTCAAGCTCCTGAatggcagttttttaaaatttatacaacATTTCATCTGACTGGCTTTACTAGGGAATGTTTAAATCACCTGAGTACagattgaaatattttcagtagACTGTCTTGAATGACGAACATTCCCTTAGCAGGCGGATAGACTGGAGCTCCCTGAGATATACGGTCCTTGGTAGATGGGCTAAGGAATTTTGAAAAGGTAACTATCTTGATTAAAGAGTGCTCTagacaggaaataaatgaaattctttaAGCTCTTTTATCAGGATATCTTGAGAGAACTAAGTATCTTAAATGTTTCAAGcactattttctgaaaataaattgtgCTTCCTCCCCTTTTTCTCAAAAGCAAAGCCAGTGGTTGTTAATACCACTCCCGTGCGGATGTCAGTTCCTCTTGTCTCCGCGCAGACTGTCAAACAGGTGAGTGTCACAGAACTTGTCTTCCTAGTCTCTCCCAAACAGACAATTCAGTTTTACAATTGAAAGTTAAGATTCACGTACAAGAGATATATGCTGAATGCAGAGGCTGTAAAATTTACTTTGtaaattcctctttttttaaggttgttcCCAAACCGATCAATCCCACTTCACAAATAGTTACCACCAGCCAGCCACAGCAGCGGCTCATCATGCCTGCCACACCACTGCCACAGATCCAGCCAAACCTCACTAACCTgccaccaggcactgtgctggcccCGGCTCCGGGGACAGGGAATGTGGGCTACGCAGTGCTTCCAGCTCAGTATGTTACTCAggtatgagaaaaaaatggagtcGTCGCATTTCAGAAAGGATGATTTGGTCTAAGATGTGCAGTCCTATCACATTCTGAAACTACTCAAAAACATCTTACTCAGTATGAAAATGCCTCTTTCTAAAATCTTAAGATGCTAACAAAAActtctgaatttatttatgtatctctAGCGTTTAGAAATGGCACAAGTCACATATGCAAGTCAGACACTTAGGGACTGAGAGCAGCTTGGGAAGAGGGCAAGACTATGTAGATCGAAGAGAAGTTGAAGTTGAAGTTGAAGTTGGTGGAGTCCAAGTGCATTTAGAGAACATTGCCACTGTGATCCAGCTCTTCCTCACATATGAGTAGGATGCCACTGACTTGCTCCTGGAAAGTAGACCGTGAGATACATTTCTAGGTGACTCATCTTTAGTGACCTGTCCAGATACTCTCATCTGGTCATCTTTAGAGTTAAAACCATGTATTATCTAACTGGCTGGTGAGGGTTAGGAGTGCTGCTTCTAGGAAGCAgatagaagttttctttttcacgTAAGAATCCAGCAAATTAGCACCATGTTCTAAGCTGCTGAGTTGATCTACACAGAttataagagagaaaagaaacctgTGTACTTTAATGAAATGTACTATGGAGTATGCTAATGTGACCACTGATTAGAAAATGAATGTCTAGTATTTTTGTCTCCAGCATCTCTTTTCTTGTATAGAAATCAATGTAAAATAGAAACTTATTGCTCACGTAACTTCTCATTCCCTATAACTTATAATGTGATGAATGATCAGTATagtgcttattttatttacaagTAGACACTTGTGTTTTTCTAGCCAATACAAattaatacttaatatttttgagtCATTCATCCAGAATTTCTTAATCCTGATATGCTTACTCCTCTATGAAAAGTTTCTTGTATTTGTACCATGTAGTactttaaaatgttcatgttGTTTTCACCTCTGGTATTAGTTTGGGCCTTTAGAAGAGTTCCATGAAGTAGTGTGTATGAaattctccatactgtttttcctgttttagtgGATGAATTTGTGTTCCTTATTGATCATTATATCTGAGAGTATTGTGCATTTTTGTAAATATGGTCTAAAACTACCTTTCTTTCTATGTAGCTACAGCAGTCTTCATATGTGTCTATAGCAAGCAACTCAAACTTCACCGGAACACCTGGTATCCAGACCCAGGCAAGGCTTCCATTCAATGGGTGagtcttttgaaaatatgtaagtGAAGTTGTTGGATCAGGTTAAATGcaacattaaatatatgtatttcaaaacaTCATAAGATATTTTTTCCTCAAAGCCATGTGAGCACGCCTCtatagaactttttattttgagatgctTTAAACAGAGAAGTTACAGGAGGAGAGAATTCCCAAATGTCTTTTACTCAGATTCATCAGTTTTGccacatattctctctttcttttctttctctctctcatcctgaaTATGTTTGTAAAAATGATATTAACTAGTTTTCAAATTGTTTATgttaggtcctttccttttttgttgttgttattaatctgttttttaatctgtgaatTGCTTCCTTTGCAATATTGGTTTAGAAATGGTGCTTAGTTAATTGCATGGGACCAGTCCACCTCTCTCCACTTGCAACCCCGTATACCCCTTTCCCCTCATTGCTTTTATAATTGAATCCCAAAAGTTTTGAGCAGATTTCAGCTCTAGTTCTCTCAGAAGGAGAGTTTTTTTGTGGAGTGTTCTTTAGAAGCTATTCATAACCTCCTTCTTAAAAATTCCCTGTCTTGACTCTACAACTTGCTTTTGAATTTGATGTGAAGGGACAACATAGAGATGGATTGTTAGAGATGGATACATTTGTTAAAGCTTTATTTTAGGAGGAATTTGCAGAGACATTTCCAATTTGCATAGTTATCTTTAATTGATtaaaatctgtatctttttttttgtatctgtataGCATAATACCATCAGAGTCTGCCAGTCGGCCCAGGAAGCCCTGTAATTGTACAAAATCGCTGTGTTTGAAATTGTAAGTCTTTTTGCTACTATTTCTTCATTGGATATaactgaaaatacttttattttttatttttatttatttttattttttttttaatgtttatttatttttgagacagagagagatagagcatgaatgggggaggggcagagagagagggagacacagaatcggaagcaggctccaggctctgagccatcagcccagagcccgacgcggggctcgaactcacgaactgtgagatcgtgacctgagctgaagtcggacgctcaaccgactgagccacccaggcgccccctgaaaatacttttaaaagtaaatggagttaaataaaaattcttaaccaGTTTCATAAGTCCAAGTAATTTAAATAAACGTGCAAGTGAATGAGCACTTATGATGGTGTAAAAATACTGTTTCATACATTCAGAAGTTATTTTATAGTCTTTAACATAGATGAGGCACTGGAGTAGGAATTTAGGGACACAGCAGCATGAGACAGACATAGTctcttttgttaataataataaatttgattatatttatgACCTTTATATTTGGTCTCCTAAGTGAGGTGATACTCTGAGTAGCTTCAAAAATTGttgggtgggggcacctgggtggctcaatgagttaagcatctgacttcggctcaggtcgtgatcatacagttcatgagttcgaaccccacatcaggctctctgctgtcagcgtggattctctgtctccctctctttctgcccctcccctgctcgcacacactctctctcaaaaataaaaaaataaacatttaaaaagaatttgttggATGATTAATTTGCATATTAGGTCTGAACCAATAGATCTGACATGAAACACTTAAGTGAAAAGCACTGGTCATGTAAGTGGTTTAAAATCCCAGGAAGCATAACTGTAGTTCAAGTAAGCAGATTGCACTACTGGAATATAGCtcatgtgtttcctttttaataattttgaaataacttaCTTTGGGTTCACATAAAATCACATAGCTGTTGTGTTGACAGCAGTTACTACTGGAACTAAGTTTCTAAACCAAAATTCTAGGAGCCAGTGACTTTAATTTTGAGGCTGATCAACGTGGTTGACAGTCAGTAAAAATAAACTCTGTAAGTAGGTGGCTCTGCATATATAATGCTTTTAATCAgataatttctagttttatgtattttaacaatGACTTttctgggatgcctgagtggctcattcggttaaatgtccaactcttgatttttgactcaggacacaatctcacagttcatgggtttgagccctgtgttgggctctgtgctgacagcatggagcctgcttgggatttttttcctctccctctctctctctgcccctctccctactcttgcttgctctcttaaaataaataaacaataaaaaaaaaaaccaaacaattacTTTTTTATGTGACTTGCACTGATTTTTGTATTCCAGATATTGTGATTGCTTTGCAAATGGTGAATTTTGCAACAACTGCAACTGTACTAATTGTTATAATAATTTGGAACatgaaaatgaaaggcaaaaagCAATAAAGgtgattactttttattttatttaactgacAGAAATTTCCAGTTTCACCTGATTTTTGTAGAACTTGGTTCCTTTACAATGAAAATTAGTTCCTTTTGCTGTATTTAATCTAATGTGATTGAGCTTCGGTTGATATTTGATCTGTTTTAATAGGCATGCCTTGACAGAAATCCAGAAGCTTTTAAACCTAAgatagggaaaggaaaggagggagaatcAGATCGACGTCACAGCAAAGGATGTAATTGCAAACGATCAGGATGTCTTAAAAACTACTGTGAATGCTATGAGGTGAGATGCTGGTTGGGGAACATAATCTAaccatttttttgaaaataactttagaAAGGGTATATTGTAAAAATTTACTTACAAATTGGGAAATTATTCTGCTATCGCagtttgaaaatatgcacagtcGTTGCAAGGCCCCTAGTTTGAGGAAGACCTTCTGGCCTCCCAAGCAGGGCTTCAGAGGAACAATACCTTGGTCTTGTCATTATGGCTTTGGGACTCATTACCTGATTACCACTTCATAACTTCTTGATCATTATACCTGGAAGTGTGTAAATCAGAGCaacaatttattgatttttagtaaaaataacatcagggggcgcctgggtggcccagtcggttgggcgtctgacttgaactcaggtcatgatctcatggttcgtaagttcgagccccgcattgggctctgtgctgacagctcagagcctggagcctgcttcgggttctgtgtcttcctctctctcagccccttccctgctcgctcgctctctctctctctctctctctctctctcaaaaataagtaaacattaaaaaaaaaactttttgggggtgcctgagtggctcagttggttgggcgtccaacttcagctcaggtcatgatctcacggtccggtctgtgagctcgagccccacgttggactctgtgctgacagctcagagcctgaagcctgcttcagattgtgtctccctctctccctgcacctccctcactcaaactttgtgtctctctctctctctctcaaaaataaataaacattaaaaaaaaataaataaaaatttttttaaataacatcaaaGTGGATTGGAAACTAGCAGTTGTCTTTAATGGAAGAGTAGTGCTACCAACTGTAGCACTGGGCTTTTGAAATATATGTGGTTACAAAATAGTCTGCATTCCACGGGCAGTCCTGAAAGTGAAGATTTATCTTGCCCAACATGCCTATAGTGCCTTGTTGAAGAACAGTGCTCTTTGGAAAACTGAATTATGTTACGAAGTTTGCTTTCTGAGcataaaaataggaaagaaacatgaaatattgCTGGTTGAGGTTATTGGTCATTGTGAAGTGATTGCATCCATTTTTGCTACTGACCATGATTAGTCAGGCATCTTTGACAggtgctatttattttatttttaaatgctatttaaatcATCCCCTTCTTGCTATAGACGAAGTACTACATAACTACATAATAaacattgtctttattttcaaagctTAAATAGAATAATCTATTCATGCCCAAGTTGAACCCTGTGttattgtatttgcttttttggtgTACCTGAAACTCTTCACTGACAATCTTTGGAATTGAGTCATCCCTACAGTTAGCTGGCTCTTCTCATCTATTAGATTTTCATACTTTCAGATTTCATATTCAGAAGGAtaccttattttttgttttggcaGAAGCCCTGGCGTTGTACTTGGTAAAGCAATACCAAGGACGGCATTCTCCCCTCATAAGGTTGCTCTGCTTTAGGAGTGTGTGCCTGCCATTCAGTACCCCTTCCCATTCAAAATGTGTCACAGTAAAGATTATGTGTGCTGTATTCCCTATGTAATGAATTCGTAATTCACCTGTGTTAGAAGTCAAATACTCCTTCTAAGAAGTATAGTAAGGTAACCTCTTGTTGGTCCTAaagtcaaaatgaatgaaaattgtgTATAATTAAGAGTATTTTGAAAGTGtcttaaataatgttttagaGTCCAACAAGTcagtttttttatcctttttttatcctgaatttttatttgaattaaaaaaattttttttaagtttattcgtttttgagagacagagagcaagcaggggtggggcagagagagagggagacacagaatctgaagcaggctccaggctttgagctgttagcacagagcccgacatggggcttgaactcacagaatgtgagatcagacctgagccaaagttggatgctcaaccaactgagccacccaggtgcctctggactCCTTTATTTGAACACATGATGAAATAGGTGGCATCTGTTCATAAACCATGTCATACAAAATTTGtcatggatatttaaaaaatgtaagaatagCATATTCTTATTATCAAACCAAGTccacaaaaagagacaaaatggaAATTGATGTAAAGCTGGGTCAGAAGGGCAAAGAAGCCCTTCCATGCATATGGCATTGAACGGTCTGTACATGCTAGGCATATGATAAACATacaagaactaacaattatatatttatagagagagaatttatagaaatagaaaagctgGTTGAAGTATACTAAAAGAGAGAAAGCTGCCCAGTTATAAAAATCCTTGACTTTCAGAACACACATAGTGTCTAATAACTAACTTGTCACTCTCAAAGACCAAGAAATGGAAGAACTGGAATGCACTAATCTAGGACTAGCAGTGGCTGATTCGCCCCTTGTGAATTGGTTGTGATATTGTCTGACAGTTTGTGTGCTCATTTGTTGGTCTTTTGAATTGAATTGGCTTTTTTTGGTCCAGTTAGTCTGCATCTGGATAACACATGCCTGTTCCTTTCACTCACCTTTCAAGGCTTGTTGAGTGGAGATGTGAGcgtccacattttttaaatggctgtgcCTTGTaaccttttttcctctccttgtttTTGACCACAAGGGAAGTTGAATCAGCAAAGCTAAACGGATACTCTGTCATTCTAATTTCTTCTTCCTGAGTTCCTGTTAGATTATTAGTACCTTTCTTACAGTTCTTCATACTTAATCCAAATTATCGTTATTGGTGTGTCTTTTTCACCCTTGATATCAGGGATTTTATCTCTTCATCATTAGATACTTATTAAGTGTAGCTTAACTCCATTAACCCAGAATGTATATCCATTTTGTTCCCTTGGTAAAGagaatttatttgtgtattctaAGAAAGGAGCAGGGTTAAATGTGTTCGTCATAATACGATTTGTTTGTCTTGCTAGGTGCTGTAGAGAGAAAGGGCAGTTGGTATGTTTCTTTAAATTGACATGGGTTCACTGAAGAAACTGCATCCAACAAAAGATACTCAAATTTACTAGGCTTGGGAAATGTCAATGACGGAACAATGAGATCTCACTTCACCTCTTTCCCCCAGAttgctaaatattaaaaagagctAGAATAtacactgttggagggaatgtgGGAAAGGCTtctttcatacattgctgatgagaTGTGAGGTGTTACAGCCTTTTGTAAAGACAGTCTGCCCACATctattaaaatacacatacccTTTGGCCAGTGAGCCCAATTCTAGAAATGTAGCTCATAGAAATAAAagcgtatatatgtatatatatataaaataatcttttatgcATTATTTGTAGTACTCAAGAACTGGTAACAAAATAAATGCCCAGCAACAGGCAAGTGAATGCCCAAATAAAAGGTGGCACATCTATACCAGAGATTAATACTCAGACATTAAATAGAATGAATTCAGCCTATGCTAGATGACTTGGGGGGAGGGATTCCATGAGGTGTAGTGTGAGAAACGGAAGATGCAGAAAGTGGGGCATATGATTTtgtaaaacaaactaaaaaaaagatgtgtattTGTTAGTTAAGATAGGTATATGTACGTAAGGGCtgtgtttttcataaatatatatgttttacacatttttacaTACAAGGACACACTGGTTTAATATGGACTATGGAAGGATTTGGGGACGCTGGAGAAGGGGATTCAGGGAGGGAGATTATGGAGATTATCCataataaaaatagcatctaTGAAATTCCTTTCATGTGATAATTGTGTGTTTGCATGAGTGGGAAATGATCAACACGTTGAGGTGT encodes:
- the LIN54 gene encoding protein lin-54 homolog isoform X3, translated to MEVVPAEIAKKPRTPTSGPVITKLIFAKPINSKAVTGQTTQVSPPVIAGRVLSQSTPGTPSKTITISESGVIGSTLNSTTQTPNKIAISPLKSPNKAVKSAVQTITVGGVSTSQFKTIIPLATAPNVQQIQVPGSKFHYVRLVTATTASSSTQPVSQNPSTNTQPLQQAKPVVVNTTPVRMSVPLVSAQTVKQVVPKPINPTSQIVTTSQPQQRLIMPATPLPQIQPNLTNLPPGTVLAPAPGTGNVGYAVLPAQYVTQLQQSSYVSIASNSNFTGTPGIQTQARLPFNGIIPSESASRPRKPCNCTKSLCLKLYCDCFANGEFCNNCNCTNCYNNLEHENERQKAIKACLDRNPEAFKPKIGKGKEGESDRRHSKGCNCKRSGCLKNYCECYEAKIMCSSICKCVGCKNFEESPERKTLMHLADAAEVRVQQQTAAKTKLSSQISDLLTRPTPALNSGGGKLPFTFVTKEVAEATCNCLLAQAEQADKKGKSKAAAERMILEEFGRCLMSVINSAGKAKSDPCAMNC